From Daphnia pulicaria isolate SC F1-1A chromosome 11, SC_F0-13Bv2, whole genome shotgun sequence, the proteins below share one genomic window:
- the LOC124315845 gene encoding uncharacterized protein LOC124315845, whose protein sequence is MAHTNENIIRAEAIVKDCFTASLLAGDRNGIRERLSRILPAGAYPLCNLRSGYDPTQSGPSGSGYTTRHQPMRRRGAPYGARPPPSIPMAYLSVAQRDELQQLEQEKSRQILARAEAREAGSFIAQEERRLATMANINLQQAELDRQKAALQRPPSFIPGKRNAFSPGQQTSSLTPQIPLLKITIPATSTTDAESQLLASPSKDVTMKDKISDRSEELFGRNTPLTISDDVTLTK, encoded by the coding sequence ATGGCCCACACGAACGAAAACATCATCAGAGCAGAGGCCATTGTAAAAGACTGCTTCACTGCCTCGCTCCTAGCCGGAGATCGGAACGGCATCCGCGAGAGACTCTCCCGGATTCTCCCAGCAGGAGCTTATCCACTCTGCAACCTCCGGAGCGGATATGATCCTACCCAATCCGGGCCCTCCGGATCTGGATATACAACTCGACATCAACCCATGAGACGCCGGGGAGCTCCATATGGAGCCAGACCTCCACCATCCATTCCGATGGCTTACCTCTCAGTCGCCCAGCGAGACGAACTGCAACAACTGGAGCAAGAAAAAAGCAGACAAATATTAGCCCGGGCTGAAGCACGGGAAGCTGGCAGCTTCATCGCTCAAGAGGAGCGCCGACTGGCTACCATGGCGAATATCAATCTACAACAGGCCGAATTGGACCGCCAAAAAGCGGCTCTCCAACGTCCACCATCATTCATCCCTGGAAAACGGAATGCATTCAGCCCAGGGCAGCAAACGTCATCACTGACTCCACAGATCCCACTGctaaaaattacaattccGGCCACTTCAACTACGGATGCTGAAAGCCAACTCCTTGCATCACCAAGCAAGGATGTTACAATGAAAGACAAAATTTCTGATCGGTCCGAAGAACTTTTTGGCCGGAATACACCACTTACCATTTCTGATGATGTAACACtcacaaaataa